A genome region from Thermotoga sp. Mc24 includes the following:
- a CDS encoding YqeG family HAD IIIA-type phosphatase, with amino-acid sequence MKVERVEKVEDIDFESLLKEGYTCFFFDFDNTIVPWKESKLEESKRRLLIELAKRARVVVVSNGKPRKVDLPVTFVWRAGKPFSLKLWRFLKKEKIDPERCMMIGDQIFTDVLTGKIFGFRVIKVKPISEREFFGTKILRFFEKILEGKER; translated from the coding sequence ATGAAAGTCGAAAGAGTTGAAAAGGTCGAAGATATAGACTTCGAAAGTCTTTTGAAAGAAGGCTACACCTGTTTCTTTTTCGATTTCGATAACACCATTGTTCCGTGGAAAGAGAGCAAACTCGAAGAGAGTAAGAGAAGGTTGTTGATCGAACTGGCAAAAAGAGCTCGTGTGGTTGTCGTTTCTAATGGAAAACCAAGGAAGGTCGATCTTCCAGTTACGTTCGTCTGGAGAGCGGGGAAGCCTTTCAGTCTGAAGCTCTGGAGATTCCTGAAAAAGGAAAAAATCGATCCAGAGCGATGCATGATGATAGGAGATCAGATTTTTACAGATGTGCTCACTGGTAAGATTTTCGGATTTCGTGTGATAAAAGTAAAACCGATCAGTGAAAGAGAGTTCTTTGGAACAAAGATTCTGAGATTTTTTGAGAAAATACTGGAGGGAAAAGAGCGATGA
- a CDS encoding DUF4911 domain-containing protein has protein sequence MEYDVYVRVSKEDVHLLNYLLEVEEHMFNIRKYEDGVLKIITPFPEEAIKLLEGCKEMVDLEILEIKENPGEA, from the coding sequence ATGGAATACGACGTTTACGTGAGGGTTTCAAAGGAGGATGTTCACCTTCTGAACTATCTTCTCGAAGTGGAAGAGCATATGTTCAACATCAGAAAATATGAAGATGGAGTTTTAAAGATAATCACTCCTTTTCCCGAGGAGGCCATAAAGCTCCTTGAAGGATGTAAGGAGATGGTGGATCTTGAGATCCTCGAGATAAAGGAGAATCCCGGCGAGGCATGA
- a CDS encoding redox-sensing transcriptional repressor Rex — MAEKIPKPVSKRLVSYYMCLERLLDEGVEVVSSEELARRLDLKASQIRKDLSYFGEFGKRGVGYNVEHLYDAIGEILGVKKEWKLVIVGAGNIGRAVSNYAVMREKGFKIVGIFDSDPSKIGKEAAPGLVVSDVSELEKFVEEHGVEIGVIAVPAEHAQEIAERLEKAGIMGILNFAPVKIKVSVPVENIDITASLRVLTFEIVRRNN, encoded by the coding sequence ATGGCGGAAAAGATACCGAAGCCCGTTTCAAAAAGGTTGGTAAGTTATTACATGTGCCTTGAAAGGCTCCTCGATGAAGGTGTAGAGGTGGTATCCTCGGAAGAGCTCGCAAGGAGGCTCGATCTCAAAGCGAGTCAGATAAGGAAGGATCTGTCCTACTTTGGGGAGTTTGGAAAGCGCGGGGTTGGCTACAACGTGGAACACCTTTACGATGCGATTGGTGAGATTCTCGGTGTCAAGAAAGAGTGGAAGCTGGTCATTGTGGGAGCCGGAAACATAGGAAGAGCCGTCTCGAACTATGCTGTAATGAGAGAGAAAGGTTTCAAAATAGTGGGTATTTTCGATAGTGATCCGTCGAAGATAGGAAAGGAGGCGGCACCTGGGCTCGTTGTGAGTGATGTGAGTGAACTCGAAAAATTTGTTGAAGAACACGGCGTCGAAATAGGAGTGATCGCTGTTCCCGCTGAACACGCTCAAGAAATAGCTGAAAGACTGGAAAAAGCAGGCATCATGGGTATTTTGAATTTCGCCCCCGTGAAGATAAAGGTGTCCGTCCCGGTGGAGAACATAGACATAACCGCTTCTCTGAGAGTTCTCACCTTCGAGATCGTGAGGAGGAACAACTGA
- the leuS gene encoding leucine--tRNA ligase: protein MKEYRPQEIEKKWQKVWEEKKVFYTPQRSEKPKYYALVMFPYPSGTLHVGHVKNYVIGDIVARYKRMRGYNVLHPFGYDAFGLPAENAAIEKGIHPEEWTRKNINTIRGQVKKLGISYDWSREIATCDEEYYKWTQWIFLQLYKNGLAYKKKAAVNWCPKCKTVLANEQVKDGKCERCGTSVTIRHLEQWFFKITDYAERLLNDLDKLTGWPEHVKTMQRNWIGKSTGAEIDFPVEGSDTKIKVFTTRPDTLWGVTFMALAPESPLVEELVLEEKKEDLQEFLERVKQQDRFRRTSVEAEKEGFFLGRYAINPVTGERIPIYVANYILMEYGTGAIMGVPAHDQRDFSFARKYGIPIRVVIKPADRDLDPEKMEEAYEDEGIMVNSGPFDGTPSNEGIEKVINWLEEKGIGKRSVQYKLRDWLISRQRYWGAPIPIIYCEKCGVVPVPEEDLPVRLPKDVEFLPTGQSPLSFHEGFKKTKCPVCGGEAQRETDTMDTFVDSSWYFLRYVNPHLEDKPFEPDDVNYWLPVDQYIGGVEHAVLHLLYSRFVTKVLHDLGYLNFDEPFTNLFTQGMIYKDGAKMSKSKGNVVSPDEMIEKYGADTLRMYILFMAPPEKDAEWSDAGIEGVHRFIKRLWNTFYTVLPFVKEENTENLVLKNSTEKELRRKLHSIIKKITEDIEGGFKFNTAISGLMELVNHLSQYLNSVPQEEWNRKLLREIVEKLTLALSPFAPHLAEEFWHDLGNDSLVVQQSWPSYDPKALEVEEVEIAIQINGKVRDKVVVPVDISEEDLKKIVLERERVKEHVDGKPIKKFFYVKGRIVNIVV from the coding sequence ATGAAGGAATACAGACCACAGGAAATAGAGAAAAAATGGCAGAAAGTATGGGAAGAAAAGAAGGTTTTCTATACACCTCAGAGGTCTGAGAAACCCAAGTATTATGCCCTCGTGATGTTTCCGTATCCCTCTGGAACTCTCCATGTGGGGCATGTGAAAAACTACGTCATAGGTGACATAGTCGCAAGATACAAGAGGATGAGAGGATACAACGTCCTTCATCCGTTCGGATACGATGCATTCGGACTTCCCGCCGAGAACGCTGCGATCGAAAAGGGAATCCATCCTGAAGAGTGGACGCGGAAGAACATCAACACTATTCGAGGACAGGTGAAAAAACTCGGTATAAGCTACGACTGGAGCAGAGAAATAGCGACCTGCGACGAAGAGTACTACAAGTGGACCCAGTGGATATTCCTCCAGCTCTACAAGAACGGGCTGGCTTACAAGAAGAAGGCAGCTGTCAACTGGTGTCCCAAGTGTAAAACAGTTCTTGCGAACGAGCAGGTGAAAGACGGAAAGTGCGAAAGGTGTGGAACGAGCGTCACCATAAGGCACCTCGAGCAGTGGTTTTTCAAAATCACGGATTACGCGGAGAGACTGCTGAACGACCTAGACAAGCTCACAGGATGGCCAGAACATGTCAAAACCATGCAGAGAAACTGGATAGGAAAGAGTACCGGTGCGGAAATAGACTTTCCTGTCGAAGGATCGGATACAAAGATCAAGGTCTTCACAACCAGACCTGACACACTCTGGGGAGTCACTTTCATGGCCCTTGCACCGGAATCCCCCCTCGTCGAAGAGCTCGTTCTTGAGGAGAAAAAAGAAGATCTTCAAGAGTTTCTTGAACGTGTAAAGCAACAGGACAGATTCAGAAGGACCTCTGTCGAGGCCGAGAAAGAAGGGTTCTTCCTGGGAAGGTACGCCATAAACCCAGTGACCGGTGAGAGGATACCAATCTACGTGGCAAATTACATCCTCATGGAGTACGGAACAGGTGCCATCATGGGAGTTCCCGCGCACGATCAGAGGGACTTCTCCTTTGCCAGAAAGTACGGGATACCGATAAGGGTTGTGATCAAACCGGCAGACAGAGATCTCGATCCGGAGAAGATGGAAGAAGCCTACGAAGACGAGGGTATTATGGTGAACTCCGGACCGTTCGATGGAACACCGAGCAACGAAGGAATAGAAAAAGTCATAAACTGGCTCGAGGAAAAAGGCATTGGAAAGAGGTCGGTCCAATACAAGTTGAGAGACTGGCTCATATCGAGACAGAGGTATTGGGGTGCTCCAATCCCCATCATCTACTGTGAGAAGTGCGGCGTTGTACCCGTTCCAGAGGAGGACCTTCCTGTGAGGCTTCCAAAAGACGTGGAATTCCTTCCGACGGGTCAATCTCCTCTCTCTTTCCACGAAGGTTTCAAGAAGACAAAGTGTCCCGTCTGTGGTGGAGAAGCCCAGAGAGAAACGGACACCATGGACACTTTCGTTGATTCTTCCTGGTACTTCCTCAGATACGTGAATCCTCACTTGGAAGACAAGCCTTTCGAGCCCGATGACGTGAACTATTGGTTACCGGTAGATCAGTACATCGGAGGGGTGGAACACGCCGTACTGCATCTGCTGTACTCCAGATTCGTAACCAAGGTATTGCACGATCTTGGTTATCTCAATTTCGACGAACCTTTTACAAACCTCTTCACGCAAGGAATGATTTACAAAGACGGTGCCAAGATGTCCAAGTCGAAAGGAAATGTGGTGTCTCCAGATGAAATGATAGAGAAATACGGAGCGGATACCCTGAGAATGTACATACTCTTCATGGCACCTCCAGAGAAAGACGCCGAATGGAGCGACGCCGGTATCGAGGGTGTTCACAGGTTCATCAAAAGGCTCTGGAACACCTTCTACACGGTTCTTCCGTTTGTGAAAGAAGAAAACACGGAGAATCTTGTCTTGAAAAACTCCACAGAAAAGGAACTCAGAAGAAAGCTCCACAGTATCATCAAGAAGATAACGGAGGATATAGAGGGTGGATTCAAGTTCAACACCGCTATAAGCGGTTTGATGGAACTCGTGAACCACCTGAGTCAGTACTTGAACAGTGTACCGCAGGAAGAATGGAACAGGAAACTCCTGCGAGAGATAGTAGAAAAACTCACGCTCGCTCTTTCTCCTTTCGCACCGCACCTTGCAGAAGAGTTCTGGCACGATCTTGGAAACGATAGTCTTGTTGTCCAGCAGTCCTGGCCTTCTTACGATCCGAAAGCGCTCGAAGTAGAGGAAGTCGAAATCGCCATCCAGATAAATGGAAAGGTGAGAGACAAAGTGGTTGTGCCCGTGGATATCTCTGAAGAGGATCTGAAAAAGATCGTCCTCGAAAGAGAAAGAGTCAAGGAACACGTCGATGGCAAACCGATAAAGAAGTTCTTCTATGTAAAGGGAAGAATCGTAAATATCGTGGTATGA
- a CDS encoding phosphopentomutase, whose translation MRVVLIVLDSVGIGEMPDAHLYGDEGSNTIVNTAKAVGSLHLPNMAKLGLGNLDNIPGVEPVKPAEGIYGKMMEKSPGKDTTTGHWEIAGVVLKKPFDLFPNGFPKELIEEFERRTGRKVIGNKPASGTEIIKELGPIHEKTGTLIVYTSADSVFQIAAKKEIVPVEELYRYCKIARELLDEMGYKVARVIARPFTGEWPNYVRTPERKDFSLEPEGKTLLDALTENGIPVYGVGKIADIFAGRGVTENYKTKDNNDGIDKTISLMKEKNHDCLIFTNLVDFDTKYGHRNDPISYARALEEFDARLPEIIQNLKEDDVLFITADHGCDPTTPSTDHSREMVPLLGYGSRLKKDVDVGIRETFADLGQTIADIFGVPSLENGTSFKDLIWG comes from the coding sequence ATGAGGGTGGTACTGATAGTTTTGGACAGCGTGGGAATTGGTGAGATGCCCGACGCTCATCTGTACGGTGATGAAGGGAGCAACACCATTGTGAACACCGCGAAAGCGGTGGGCAGTTTGCATCTTCCAAACATGGCAAAGCTGGGGCTCGGCAACCTCGACAACATACCAGGAGTTGAACCTGTGAAACCCGCAGAAGGTATCTACGGAAAAATGATGGAAAAAAGCCCCGGCAAAGACACGACGACCGGACACTGGGAAATAGCGGGTGTCGTTCTCAAGAAGCCGTTCGACCTGTTTCCAAATGGTTTTCCTAAGGAACTGATAGAAGAATTTGAGAGAAGAACGGGGAGAAAAGTCATAGGTAACAAACCAGCATCTGGTACGGAAATCATAAAAGAACTCGGTCCTATCCACGAAAAGACCGGTACTCTGATCGTGTACACATCAGCGGACAGTGTGTTTCAGATAGCGGCAAAGAAAGAGATCGTTCCCGTAGAGGAACTCTACAGGTACTGCAAGATCGCCAGAGAACTTTTGGACGAGATGGGATACAAAGTTGCCAGGGTCATCGCAAGACCCTTCACGGGGGAGTGGCCCAACTACGTTCGGACACCCGAAAGAAAAGACTTCTCGCTTGAACCGGAAGGTAAAACACTCCTTGATGCTCTCACAGAGAACGGAATACCCGTTTACGGTGTTGGCAAGATCGCAGATATATTCGCCGGAAGAGGTGTGACGGAAAATTACAAAACGAAGGACAACAACGATGGAATAGACAAAACGATCTCTCTCATGAAGGAGAAAAATCATGATTGTCTGATCTTCACAAATCTTGTGGATTTTGACACCAAGTATGGTCATAGAAACGACCCCATTTCTTATGCCAGAGCCCTCGAGGAGTTCGATGCAAGATTGCCTGAGATCATTCAGAATCTGAAAGAGGATGACGTTCTTTTCATCACGGCAGATCACGGATGTGATCCCACAACGCCCTCAACGGATCACTCTCGGGAAATGGTCCCTCTCCTTGGGTACGGCAGTAGACTGAAAAAAGATGTGGACGTTGGCATCAGAGAAACCTTCGCCGACCTTGGCCAAACCATCGCCGATATCTTCGGAGTTCCTTCCCTTGAAAACGGCACCTCTTTCAAAGACCTCATATGGGGGTGA
- a CDS encoding bifunctional folylpolyglutamate synthase/dihydrofolate synthase — MVYLDVLKYLYHKRPMGKVKPGLERISMLLSKLGNPHLKYKTIHIGGTNGKGSVTNMISHVLISQGYRVGSYYSPHLSTFRERIRLNEEYISEEDVVKIYEKMEPILNELDKEEILSPSFFEVVTAMAFLYFAEKNVDIAVLEVGLGGRLDATNVVFPLCSTIVTVDRDHEKTLGYTIEQIAWEKAGIIKEGVPLVTGERKKEALKVMEDVARKKNSKVYVIDRDFSVRVKSLKLHENKFDYYGENTFEDLVLTMNGLHQVENAGVALKTIEAAGLPVSEKAIREGLKNAKNLGRFEILEKDGKTYVLDGAHNPHGAESLARSLKLYFSNESLNLVIGILDDKNREDILRKYTGIFERVTVTRVPSPRMKDMSGLVDTAKKFFKNVEVAEDPLEAIESSEGTTVVTGSLFLVGYVREYLTTGKISEEWKI, encoded by the coding sequence ATGGTATACCTCGACGTTCTCAAATACCTTTATCACAAAAGACCTATGGGAAAAGTGAAACCAGGCCTTGAAAGGATCTCAATGCTGCTTTCAAAACTGGGAAATCCCCATCTGAAATACAAAACCATACACATAGGCGGCACGAATGGGAAAGGTTCCGTAACGAACATGATAAGTCATGTTTTGATATCTCAGGGATACAGAGTGGGATCCTATTACTCCCCTCATCTGAGCACGTTTAGAGAAAGGATAAGGTTAAACGAAGAATACATATCCGAGGAGGACGTGGTGAAGATTTACGAAAAGATGGAGCCAATTCTGAACGAGCTCGATAAAGAAGAAATACTCTCCCCAAGCTTTTTTGAAGTCGTGACAGCGATGGCTTTTCTCTACTTTGCGGAAAAAAACGTCGACATTGCCGTTCTGGAAGTTGGCCTTGGAGGCAGACTGGACGCAACGAACGTTGTGTTCCCTCTTTGTTCCACCATCGTCACGGTAGACAGAGATCACGAAAAAACACTGGGATACACCATAGAGCAAATCGCATGGGAGAAAGCCGGAATAATAAAAGAGGGAGTTCCACTTGTGACCGGAGAGCGAAAAAAAGAAGCCCTCAAGGTGATGGAAGATGTCGCTAGAAAGAAGAATTCAAAGGTGTACGTCATAGACAGAGACTTCTCTGTCAGGGTTAAATCTCTGAAGCTTCACGAAAATAAATTCGATTATTACGGGGAAAACACCTTCGAAGATCTCGTCCTGACCATGAACGGTCTTCACCAGGTAGAAAACGCCGGGGTTGCCTTGAAGACCATTGAAGCAGCAGGACTTCCGGTGAGCGAGAAAGCAATACGCGAAGGCTTGAAGAATGCAAAAAACCTGGGGAGATTTGAAATCTTGGAGAAAGACGGGAAGACGTACGTCCTCGATGGAGCGCACAACCCTCACGGAGCGGAAAGCCTCGCCAGAAGCTTGAAATTGTACTTCAGCAACGAGTCTTTGAACCTGGTAATAGGCATTCTGGACGACAAGAACCGGGAGGATATTCTTCGAAAGTATACCGGAATCTTTGAAAGGGTCACAGTCACACGCGTTCCTTCACCTCGTATGAAAGACATGAGCGGCCTTGTTGACACAGCGAAGAAGTTCTTCAAAAACGTGGAAGTCGCAGAAGACCCTCTAGAAGCGATTGAATCCAGTGAAGGGACCACGGTTGTTACAGGTTCACTGTTTCTGGTGGGATACGTGAGAGAATATCTGACAACCGGAAAGATAAGCGAGGAGTGGAAAATATGA
- the ruvA gene encoding Holliday junction branch migration protein RuvA, whose amino-acid sequence MIAGVSGRVLKKSGNVLLVETKSGVVFEIVCDVQTSEEVEEGKECFLHTFLSVSQDGITLYGFSNETKKELFLSLIKVSRLGPKTALKIISNEDAETLVAMIASQDVEGLSKLPGISKKTAERIVMELKDEFESAGIKDMRIYHESLEALVSLGYPEKQAREAVKHVYKEGMKTSELIKEALKFLSHR is encoded by the coding sequence ATGATTGCGGGAGTTTCTGGAAGAGTTTTGAAAAAGAGTGGAAACGTTCTCCTCGTGGAAACAAAATCCGGTGTCGTTTTCGAAATCGTCTGTGACGTTCAGACCAGTGAGGAAGTGGAAGAAGGCAAGGAATGTTTCCTCCACACGTTTTTGAGCGTTTCACAAGACGGCATCACTCTCTACGGGTTTTCAAACGAAACGAAGAAGGAGCTTTTCCTTTCCCTCATAAAGGTCTCCAGGCTTGGACCAAAAACGGCTTTGAAAATCATCTCGAATGAAGATGCGGAAACACTGGTGGCAATGATCGCCTCACAGGACGTGGAGGGCCTTTCAAAGCTCCCCGGTATCAGTAAGAAAACAGCGGAACGAATCGTGATGGAATTGAAAGATGAATTCGAGAGTGCTGGAATAAAAGACATGAGAATCTACCACGAATCCTTAGAAGCTCTGGTGTCACTGGGATATCCGGAGAAACAGGCAAGAGAAGCCGTGAAACACGTGTACAAAGAGGGAATGAAAACATCCGAATTGATAAAAGAAGCCTTAAAGTTTCTGAGTCACAGATAG
- a CDS encoding DUF368 domain-containing protein, with the protein MWFFFSGVLMGIANVVPGVSGGTIAVLMGIYEKLIESVNSFFHGDSKSLKMLIPVGMGILAGIFGVAHFLEIFLSKYPVPTHFFFLGLVIVSFVKTKEYFSIKPVNVFFVLLGMVLIFVLHFSSGTTAKENLFFLVLAGFIAAMAMVVPGISGSLILLIFGVYDRVLYLVSHLIVGELLIFSIGVVAGIFASVKIMNFLLKKFREETYSFIGGMILASLYEVFPKKMDTNVILPSILSFVLSLTLGFVLLRIEKKLSVTQKL; encoded by the coding sequence GTGTGGTTCTTCTTTTCAGGCGTCCTTATGGGAATAGCGAACGTTGTACCGGGTGTCAGTGGTGGGACAATCGCCGTTCTTATGGGTATCTATGAGAAACTGATAGAATCCGTGAATTCTTTTTTCCATGGAGATTCGAAATCTCTGAAGATGCTGATACCAGTGGGAATGGGTATCTTAGCAGGAATATTTGGTGTAGCACACTTTTTAGAAATCTTCCTCTCGAAGTACCCAGTTCCAACGCATTTCTTTTTTTTAGGACTCGTCATCGTTAGCTTTGTAAAAACAAAGGAGTACTTCTCGATCAAACCCGTGAACGTATTTTTTGTCCTTCTTGGGATGGTTCTGATTTTCGTGTTGCATTTTTCAAGTGGAACAACTGCGAAAGAAAACTTGTTCTTTCTCGTTTTGGCGGGTTTCATAGCGGCGATGGCCATGGTGGTGCCCGGTATAAGCGGTTCGCTGATCCTTCTGATTTTCGGTGTTTACGATCGCGTTCTCTATCTGGTTTCGCACCTGATAGTTGGTGAACTTTTGATATTCTCCATCGGAGTTGTCGCCGGCATTTTCGCCTCCGTGAAGATCATGAACTTTCTTTTGAAGAAGTTCCGGGAGGAAACTTACAGTTTCATCGGTGGGATGATCCTTGCGTCTCTCTACGAGGTTTTTCCGAAAAAGATGGATACAAACGTTATTTTACCCTCTATTTTGAGTTTTGTGCTCTCACTGACTCTTGGATTCGTATTGCTTCGTATTGAGAAGAAACTATCTGTGACTCAGAAACTTTAA
- a CDS encoding tetratricopeptide repeat protein, with protein sequence MAVVKGLILIFIVFSLVSVASDLYSSALNAYLEGDYRRALELFENALREDPTIEERDPLVKLKMGICAYATGDYEKARAYLSNFPDNVVAQEILKRLSVPEEVWKKYIETEKAGSESKKAEATNSIPFWLPVVVSAATFLSVFYLQRLLMKRLAIRSEKKSSVAEGIPEVFEELPEDTVEEISEEKPSETFAEKLDFLEELLGKVQESNREGYVDIDEVKNRARKILENSAEVPDDLTAEEVNLDVEEVIKELEEKEAYDEKDARKLVLAAKKKLREE encoded by the coding sequence GTGGCGGTTGTCAAAGGATTGATTTTGATTTTCATCGTGTTTTCTCTTGTTTCTGTTGCCAGTGATCTCTATTCCAGTGCTTTGAACGCGTACCTCGAAGGCGATTACAGAAGGGCACTCGAACTCTTTGAAAACGCGCTTCGAGAGGATCCAACCATTGAAGAAAGAGACCCCCTTGTGAAGCTGAAAATGGGAATTTGTGCTTACGCAACAGGTGACTACGAGAAAGCTCGTGCATATCTTTCAAATTTTCCAGACAACGTGGTGGCACAAGAAATTTTGAAGAGATTGAGTGTGCCGGAAGAGGTCTGGAAAAAATACATAGAGACCGAGAAGGCAGGTTCTGAATCAAAAAAGGCTGAAGCTACAAATAGTATTCCTTTTTGGCTGCCGGTGGTTGTTTCTGCTGCTACCTTCTTATCGGTTTTCTATCTTCAAAGGCTCTTGATGAAGCGCCTGGCGATACGCTCTGAGAAGAAATCCAGTGTTGCCGAGGGGATTCCAGAAGTTTTTGAGGAACTGCCAGAAGATACTGTCGAAGAGATTTCGGAGGAGAAACCAAGTGAAACCTTTGCGGAAAAGCTCGATTTTCTGGAAGAACTCCTCGGTAAGGTCCAGGAATCTAATCGTGAAGGATATGTGGATATCGATGAGGTGAAAAACAGAGCCAGAAAAATCCTCGAAAATTCAGCGGAAGTACCAGATGATCTCACGGCAGAGGAAGTGAACCTTGATGTAGAAGAGGTCATCAAAGAGCTGGAAGAGAAAGAAGCGTACGATGAAAAAGATGCAAGGAAACTTGTTCTTGCGGCCAAGAAGAAACTCAGGGAGGAATGA